A genome region from Erigeron canadensis isolate Cc75 chromosome 3, C_canadensis_v1, whole genome shotgun sequence includes the following:
- the LOC122592815 gene encoding protein SSUH2 homolog: MEQKPLLSTTTSEVKSEIVDDDDDKWHSYPSVGRKGTAAAGGSVMGFPTAASDVNVDEIRSAATAGGGGGGFDHHRYPPSLHAPLISSPEPPPYITEQAFPYEAGYGGQSGKTEHPHRQILDEVEIRELLIDHVGHRCCWGSRPARTWKIHSVEDCNVYVGTLETFVEEREVITETEPYHGNNIDGKDKGPELGVWELDLRSEFPVLFTHHKESRTNIPHSETVEKCSECAGRGDIVCATCNADQEPGLYKENQMSPCASCYGRGLIAHRDGSDTICVKCNGKGKIPCATCGSRGLIKCLKCAGSGSLLTRKIAVVKWDTHYTRKLNATSGAASVPDDVFHQAKGVQLCNTQAYHCTPAYFADSFFLNQFSSEVISERPSIPPTARVICERHTISVIPVTRVTMVNRGQTFSFYIIGFTRDVYLKDYYPARFCWGCCPCLEWLKL, encoded by the exons ATGGAGCAAAAACCCTTGCTCAGTACTACTACTAGTGAAG TAAAAAGTGAAATTGTGGATGATGACGATGATAAATGGCATAGCTATCCATCTGTAGGAAGGAAAGGAACAGCAGCAGCAGGAGGATCAGTTATGGGTTTTCCAACTGCTGCTTCTGATGTCAACGTTGATGAAATCCGTTCTGCTGCTACcgccggtggtggtggtggtggttttgaTCATCATCGTTATCCTCCTTCTCTTCATGCCCCCTTGATCAGTTCACCTGAACCGCCTCCGTACATTACCG AGCAAGCTTTTCCATATGAAGCTGGATATGGAGGACAATCTGGTAAAACTGAACATCCTCATAG GCAAATATTGGATGAAGTGGAGATTCGGGAATTACTGATTGATCATGTTGGTCATCGTTGCTGTTGGGGAAGTCGTCCTGCTCGTACATGGAAGATCCATTCTGTTGAAGACTGCAATGTCTATGTTGGGACTCTTGAAACTTTTGTGGAGGAAAGGGAAGTTATAACTGAAACTGAACCATATCATGGTAACAATATTGATGGAAAAGATAAAGGTCCTGAACTTGGTGTTTGGGAACTAGATTTAAGATCAGAATTCCCCGTTCTATTTACACATCACAAAGAGTCACGTACCAATATTCCCCATTCTGAAACTGTTGAGAAATGCTCAG AATGTGCTGGAAGAGGAGATATTGTTTGTGCTACATGCAATGCAGATCAGGAACCTGGACTTTATAAAGAAAATCAGATGAGTCCGTGTGCTTCCTGTTACGGGAGGGGTCTAATTGCTCATAGAGATGGATCTGATACAAT ATGTGTGAAATGTAACGGAAAAGGGAAGATACCTTGTGCAACTTGTGGATCTCGTGGGCTAATAAAATGCTTAAAATGTGCAGGCAGTGGTTCTCTTTTGACACGTAAAATAGCAGTTGTTAAATG GGACACACATTATACTCGAAAACTGAATGCTACAAGTGGAGCGGCTTCAGTTCCAGATGATGTGTTCCACCAAGCCAAAGGGGTCCAGTTGTGCAACACGCAGGCCTACCATTGCACCCCTGCTTACTTTGCCGATTCATTCTTCTTGAACCAGTTTTCTTCGGAGGTGATTTCAGAACGACCGTCCATCCCTCCAACTGCTAGGGTCATATGTGAGAGGCATACGATCTCTGTCATCCCGGTTACACGTGTCACAATGGTTAACCGTGGTCAGACCTTCAGCTTCTACATCATCGGTTTTACCCGGGATGTGTATTTAAAGGACTACTATCCTGCTAGGTTTTGCTGGGGGTGTTGCCCTTGTTTAGAGTGGCtcaagttataa
- the LOC122593687 gene encoding UPF0481 protein At3g47200-like translates to MYEYILYDHQFKQRYIHPMTSVAPQSKPYSNSMMSDENEDAIKIEIPGTQPITNNNNNALVKEWDGCIRGHETTKRYERKRHIGKLPPLLLRGEKGHTNRQYYEPAVVSLGPYHHNRTELAQSEKYKLITLEEFQLSSGKSISSIYNKVFEVVQDARKCYIDGSTDEYNDDAFNRMMTHDGCFILLFIDCISSGINKVLLHNEYLGALGFANVVRDIFLLENQIPFVVLEVLLDLRFPEDKGEKILNKFFNYLNYGEVMMKNEKVLENKQPLHLLELYRSYFISLSASLNLGSTKSSKWYVWAKQTEKVDEDYNYVKRNRSFPSVMELRGKGIFLKRTHDESSNEDIKFHSRCCYGKLELVPRAISSNTKAIYLNMIAYEMCPHNPNDFRVSTYIRVMKSLVIQRDDVKELRNSDILLHSLGRDEEVVKMFDEIEAPAVNLYMFSQLRRGIEKHCKSNYKTWVAELITLYFSSPWKTMALLVAAAILLTNFLQTYFTVRPLPEDSDENIVKLLRRCAHFKPHSVPN, encoded by the exons AtgtacgagtatatattatatgaccACCAATTCAAACAAAGATATATTCATCCCATGACTTCAGTGGCACCACAAAG CAAGCCGTACTCCAACTCCATGATGTCTGATGAAAATGAGGATGCAATAAAGATTGAAATACCAGGTACTCAACCAataaccaacaacaacaacaatgccCTGGTCAAGGAGTGGGACGGCTGCATTAGAGGCCACGAGACCACCAAACGCTATGAACGCAAACGCCATATCGGAAAGCTACCACCTTTACTCTTAAGAGGCGAAAAGGGTCATACAAACCGCCAGTACTACGAGCCAGCAGTGGTTTCACTTGGCCCGTATCATCATAACCGAACAGAACTAGCCCAATCCGAGAAATACAAGCTCATAACACTCGAAGAGTTTCAATTAAGCAGCGGAAAGTCCATTAGCTCAATATACAACAAGGTGTTTGAGGTGGTACAGGATGCTAGAAAATGTTATATAGACGGTTCAACTGATGAGTACAACGACGACGCGTTTAATCGAATGATGACACATGACGGTTGCttcattttgttatttatagATTGCATATCGAGTGGAATCAATAAAGTGTTGTTACATAATGAATATTTAGGCGCATTGGGGTTTGCTAACGTCGTTCGCGACATTTTTTTACTCGAAAACCAAATCCCTTTTGTAGTCCTTGAAGTTCTGTTGGATTTAAGGTTTCCAGAAGATAAAGGTGAAAAGATACTAAACAAgttctttaattatttaaactacGGCGAGGTGATGATGAAGAACGAAAAGGTACTCGAGAACAAGCAGCCCCTGCATCTTCTCGAGCTTTATCGGTCATATTTCATCTCACTTTCGGCTTCTCTTAATCTCGGGTCAACTAAGTCTTCCAAATGGTATGTATGGGCTAAACAGACCGAAAAGGTGGATGAAGATTATAACTATGTAAAACGAAACCGATCTTTTCCTTCAGTAATGGAACTCAGAGGAAAAGGCATTTTCTTAAAACGTACACACGACGAGTCTTCAAACGAAGACATAAAGTTTCACTCTCGTTGTTGTTACGGTAAGCTTGAGCTCGTGCCCAGAGCGATATCTTCAAACACGAAAGCTATTTATCTAAACATGATCGCATACGAGATGTGCCCACATAACCCAAATGATTTCCGGGTCTCAACTTATATCCGAGTGATGAAATCGTTAGTTATTCAACGTGACGATGTGAAGGAGTTACGAAACAGCGACATTTTGCTACATAGTCTTGGAAGAGATGAGGAAGTGGTGAAAATGTTTGATGAGATTGAAGCACCAGCGGTTAATCTTTATATGTTTAGTCAGCTTCGGAGAGGGATCGAGAAGCATTGCAAAAGCAACTATAAGACGTGGGTGGCGGAGCTGATAACGCTGTATTTTAGTAGTCCTTGGAAGACGATGGCCTTGCTGGTGGCGGCCGCGATTTTGTTGACTAATTTTTTGCAGACTTACTTCACGGTTAGGCCACTTCCTGAGGATTCTGACGAGAATATTGTCAAGCTTTTGAGACGATGCGCGCACTTTAAGCCTCACTCGGTGCCGAATTGA